The Candidatus Saccharibacteria bacterium RAAC3_TM7_1 nucleotide sequence TTTTCCGGCCAGTCGAGCGCCGGGATTTCTTCGAGCAGCGCATCGGCATAGTCAGTAATCTTGAAAAACCATTGGCGAATATTCTTTTTTTCAGCCAGTGGATCGTCGGGACCATCGTGGCGCCAGCACTTGCCATTGATAACCTGCTCGTTGGCAAGCACCGTTTGATCGATCGGACACCACCATTGCAACGAATCTTTCTGATAAGCCAGGCCACGCTCAAAAAACTTGGTAAAAACCCATTGGGTCCAGCGATAGTAGTCGGGGTCGGACGTATTGATCTCGCGCGACCAGTCGATACTGGCGCCGAGCCGTTTTAGCTGATGAGTAAAATTGGCGATATTGTCTTTGGTCACTTTGGCCGGTGCCATGCCGGTCTTGATCGCGTAATTTTCAGCGGGCAGTCCAAATGCATCCCAACCCATCGGGTTCATGACATTGCGGCCGTGTGCACGTTGAAAACGGGCAATTGCATCGACAACCGAATGTTCCATAGCATGGCCAGAGTGCATACCGGCGGCACTTGGGTACGGGAACATAGGAGAAATATAGAATTTTTCCCTATCGCCGCCGTCGCTTGCCTGGTAGCGGCGCTCGTCCGCCCAAACTTTTTGCCAGCCAGGCTCGATCTCACTCGGATTGTATCGCTGCATAACTATCTGTTAGTATACCATCGATTCACCACCGAGAAAACTGAGGCGTTGAGCCGCTACTCGGTGAGGTTGCCGAAAAACTTTTCTTTGGTCTGCTGCCACTGCGCTCCTTGGCGCACCAGCTGATGGTCGTCGCTCGTTTCGTGAAGCAAGATCTTTAAGGCTTCCTCCGCATAAACATTGTTTTGCGAGCCTTTAGCAAGGACAACCGCACCACTTTCGACAACACCGTTGACAAAACCGCCAGCCTGCAATGCGGAGCGGAATGATTTCACTTGGCAACCGCGTGCCCGAGCAGCCGGTGCCAGATATTTCTCCGACTCCGGCCCAATCGTCACCACCCAGGCGAGTAAGCTCGGGTCGCATAGCGTACCGAGTGTCTCGTGCTCAGTTTGGGACGAGCTGCCCAATTCATTCATGTCACCCAAGATGGCGATACGCTGCGGCGCCTGCAAATTATAAAGCGTCTGGAGTGCCGCGCTGGCCGATGCCGGACTCGAATTGTACGTGTCATCGATCAAGATAGAATCCTGGACACCGCGGAGTACATTCATTCGCCCATTCACCGCTACGATATCTTCCACTGCCTCGGCTACGACACGAATATCCATGCCAAGTTTCAGAGCCACGGCGACGGCAGCCGCCACTGGTCGGAGCGAATGCTCGCCCAGTACACGCACATTTGCGACCACGCCTTCTTTCAAGTCGGGTGCGTAAAAATATGCCTCATAGCCATGATTGATATCGAAATCTTTTACCTCGATCCGATACTCTGCCGACCCAGTCGTGCCGTAGGTGTTCACCTCAGGGTTGGTCAAATATTGCGAGAACCGGCCATCGATATCATCCCGGTTAATGAGAGCGGCCTGGCT carries:
- a CDS encoding UDP-N-acetylmuramoyl-tripeptide-D-alanyl-D-alanine ligase (RAAC3_TM7_1_911); protein product: MFKRFVQKKLESYVRAYFKAHPEVRLIAVGGSVGKTSTKTAIATVLAKSLRVRMEDSNHNTHLSAPLGILGITYPENVHGVIAWLQVFRAAKKRIHQPSDVDVIVQELGTDHPGEIAHFGTYLKPFLGVVTAVTPEHMEFLGSIETVAQEELTLANFSQAALINRDDIDGRFSQYLTNPEVNTYGTTGSAEYRIEVKDFDINHGYEAYFYAPDLKEGVVANVRVLGEHSLRPVAAAVAVALKLGMDIRVVAEAVEDIVAVNGRMNVLRGVQDSILIDDTYNSSPASASAALQTLYNLQAPQRIAILGDMNELGSSSQTEHETLGTLCDPSLLAWVVTIGPESEKYLAPAARARGCQVKSFRSALQAGGFVNGVVESGAVVLAKGSQNNVYAEEALKILLHETSDDHQLVRQGAQWQQTKEKFFGNLTE